A segment of the Carya illinoinensis cultivar Pawnee chromosome 1, C.illinoinensisPawnee_v1, whole genome shotgun sequence genome:
ttatgcaCCCTTTGATTGTAAAAGACTCCATCTTTCCCATGTTCTTGAGGTTaagaaatatctcaaaataatacTTTGAACTAGAATTTCATCATTTTTGCAACTGAATTTCGTAGTTTTCACATTAAGTTTGTTATTGGTCTCTTTAGATTTTGGGCcttttttctatataaaaattatatttgcaatcacttttacatatcacgtattttaataatatacttgATTGCAttacttttatttaatataaaataattgatttgaccaatcacattaataaagtatataaaaaatatacaaaaatgactgtatgtaacataattattttctatatactttactctcttttttcattttttttaaaattttataaaagtgttTGATGGGTAGATTATGCAAGATCTCATGGAGGCAACCTTAGCCACAAGGCTCCCGTTTTGAAAGATATTACGTGTAAAGAAGGTGACGGCAGAGAACATATAACATCTTCAATGGATGATTGTGTTTAGCATGCATGGAATACTCTCTTGCAAAATAATATGACGAATCATGCAAAGTTAAGCCAATATCGTCgtgcaaaatataataactatcaaattattaacaaaaaagttgaaaaactaTTCATCATCTCTCTCTTAAGTACAGCTTGAAtagtaagataagataagatgattttaaataaaagttaaaaattaaataaattattattttttaaaaatattatatttttaaatttaaaaaaattaaattatttattatattttgtgtgaaaatataaaaaaattataattataaaataagataaataagataagatgaaatatttaatgTGGCATCATCCGttgtataaaaataacaaataacttTTAATAGGAAGATGGACAACAATACTTTTTATTAGGTAAGGTAGGCACGTAGCCATTGTGTCTTTAAGAACATCCACATCCGATTCTTCATTATcattcctataatttaactcaaaatcatatTTCTTCAAAAATTTTCCTAAATTTCATTCATCgttcaaaaacctcctacattcCATTCTCCatctctatctctattctattaaataatatttttctatttttttattacttttttctttcacttctatttacaaatttgactactcaatattttttcttattttttgaattattactctagtgaatattttaaacaaaaatttaaattattttttgtgggtatgataatatttttataattaattttttttatattttcgtaattatttaaattatttttaaaattattatttaaaactataataaatatgagtataataGAAAGTATAGATGATTgaaagtagataaatataatagaaagtgtaaataattagaataaaatattaataaaaagtaatatggGGATGTACAGTAGTTTCTCAAATATGGAAAATCACTGTACATTTTACAAATACTTTTCCTAAAATGGAGATCCGGATATAGGCACCATTTTAAACAAAACCCTAAAATTTCTATCAAATTATAAGGATAGATACCTTTTGTAGTACCGAATGGGGATGCTCTAACCCACCCTAAAGTAAATCCAAACTCGGGGGTTTTCTTTCacaaaaattgataaatatatattatatatttatttttataattatattttaaataaaagatatttttaaaaaataatttataagattaatatcattttatacaaatattcacaatttaaaacataattatataaaaaattataaaaaaagctgtatgtgtattattattatttttttcttttactgttggaatgtaaatgagagaggaaaagaatTGAACAAgctaaatgcaaaacaaatatGTTCAGGATGAGAATGAAAATAGACAAGAGATGAGGAATAGAGGCACGAAATGGGGATTGATTAGTAAgacaaattattatttcttaaaattatttgtCCAAATTAAGGAAAGTCTGAATTGTTCAAACAAGTATTTTAAACACaaatgtatttattaaaaataagagaaataatagttaTAGTTGTGAGTAGGTAAgcgtcgtataattattttgaaaaaaattaaaaaaatacgagagtcacataaaaaaaaaattaattttttaatagtgaatctcactcttttttaaagtcaTGATACTTGTGTACTTtacgactatatatagtattactcaaaaTTTCACTAAAAGAATTCTCAACAACTTTCTTCTACAAAggatttctttttaattatttaaaataaatattttaattataaaaaagttttacaaaAGCAAATCTACAATTTAGTGCTACTcgatatgatatattagattataaaattattttattataaaataaatttaatatatcatatgaaattaatgtatttttataaaatttctttacaataaaagtatttatttttaaatttttataaataaactatttatctttaaattttactccccaaaatttgtaaataacaaAATTGTAGAAAAGCCTCCCTTCCTGCACGCTCCTGtcgtttttgttttatatatatatatatatatatatatattaaaaatttaaaaacagcaaaaagcaaagaaacaaAACACGCATAGACTGTCTCTATCGCTCGCCGGAACTCTTTATTTTCTGTACAGAGGCTGCTTACTGCTGGGCATGCCTATCGGCCAAATCTAGAGCAACCTATTTCatcctctcttatttttttttttatctttttcctgCCATTTGAAGGGAAATATTCTGTACAGACACTGACAGTATTATTTCCTTCTCTGTATTAAACATAAACTAATTCTATTTTCCTTGATTTATCACTCATGTACGTTAAATCTGGAGACTTGGGCCAAATCTGGCGAGACTCATTCGGTCCCTGACTGTCGAGGAATTTTCAAACAAGGTATACTCACGAtgggttttattttggaattgtttttacttttatttttatttttttgaaattattttctgTGTTTTCACTGATCTGTCTGTCTCTTTTATGTGTGTTATTGGTTTAGTTGTAGTTGTTGATGTTATTGCTTTTTAGTTATGTGGGGTTTTGATGTTTGATTGACAGGTCTCTGTGGTCCAGACGTCCAGTATTTGCCTACCGAACATCATTTAATAACTGTAATCACAAATCTCTCTTCGAGTATAATGTTAAGAGTACGGTGAAAGATGTTCATGAGGAAAGATCACAACTTGTGCTCGGACTGCTTAACGCATTGCGGTGAGAAATTTCCTTTTTGTTGCGAGAAATaagttattttcattttcctgtTTGTGTTCCTAAAGGTACTAAAATCTGGTTTTTTGTTAACAGACTTATGTTTTTCTTAATTTCCTTTATGTGAAATATTTTCCCCTCCGAGCATGTACGTGGTCTCTGATTAGTTGTTtcaatttgtttattatttgtttagttttttGCGTGAATGCACTATGAATGCAATCTCTTGTTTTGTTAGTTGTCTGAATATGGTATTGTTCCTTCTGTTCATGACAACCTTCTTGGGATATCTGAAATATATGTCCTGGgatgttgaattatttgcaGATTGTCAGGAGCTGcagggttcttttttttttttttttttctctctcatggtTCATTGTCTCTGTTTGCTTGGCTTGTAATAAATGATGTTTACATTTTGAtatcattttttcttcatatagaAGGTAAGGAGGTAATTTAAATTTGTTAGAGAATGGGGATGAAtctaaatatatcaatataaggGAAATCCATAGTTCATATATTGTAGACACAAATTGCTTGTCATGGCTTAGGACACCCTATTAATCCAAGAAACTATGAATCTGAGATGGTGATTCATTTGGTTACAAAAACTACTACCAAGGTTCAATTTTGCTTTTGATCGGTACTACCgaaattcaaatataaagttttaaaacctttggttatagtttttatttttcaaaattaatccGAAGACAATCCTTTCATATTAATAAAGCATTGATGAGTTCCTAACATCTTTCATCTTTATGATCCACTCACCAGGAAAGAGGATAACAGGTTGTGGTTTTCTTAAtctaatacaaaatatttgCTTGATGGGCTCTTGTGAGGGTGATGAATcactaaattttcttttacgTGTGTGTGTGCTCTTAATGTTCTTCCCATCTTGTGacttttgaaaatgattttgctttacattttattttgatatattcgaattatcaaaaaaaaaaaaattattttgatatattcTCTTTTCCTGcgttacatattttattttatttttcttggactCAGGTTGTTTCTTTTAACTCCTTTTGGTCATGGAGGGAGAATCATCGTGGATCAACCATCGCCTTGATGACATCTCTGAAGAGATTGGAGAGTTTGACTCATTCTCAGAGTTTAATGATGAAGGCAATAACGAAGCTACTGCAGTTTCTCTGGAGTTGATCCTGCCTAATGACCTGTTGGAACGGATCCTAGCCTATCTCCCGATTGCAAGCATTTGTAGAGCAGGTTGTGTGTGTAAAAGATGGAATGAGATTGTTAGTTCAAATAGGTTTCTATGGAACTTTTCACATGTACCATCACAAAAACCATGGTATTTCATGTTTACTGGCTCTGGTGAACCCAATGGTTATGCATATGATCCGATCCTTCGGAAGTGGTATGGCATTGAACTCCCCCACATCAGGGCACCCGATTGGTTCATTGCTTCATCGTGCGGATTGGTTGGCTTCATGGACAATGACAGTAGAAGCGAGCTTTATATCTGTAACCCTATTACCAAGCGCCACAAGAAGCTCGAGGAGCCCCCAGGTTGGAAGTTTTCTGATTACAGTGCCCTTGCAATCTCAGTGAACAGGATATCACATGGTTATCTCATCACAGTAGTGAAATCTAAGCAAGTCCCCGGAAATTTTTTCCAATGGGATATCTCAATTCATATTTATGATTCAGAAACGATTTTGTGGACAACCTCTTTGACAGAGGTTTTAACAGGTTGGAGAGGTGGTGATGAAAGTGTGATCTGCAATGATGTTTTGTACTTTTTGATTTACTCAACTGGGAGTGGTGCACCGGCAAATCGTCATGGCCTAGTCGCATACAACCTCTCTAGCCGCTCTTCCCATGGTTTATTGGATAGGTGTTTTATTCCAGTACCTTGTGCTCTTACATGTGGCCGTCTAATGAACCTAAAGGGAAAACTGGCGATGGTGGGAGGAATTGGCAGACATGATCGGGCTGACATAATTAAGGGAATTGGCATCTGGGTTCTAAATGGGAGGGAGTGGCAAGAGATTGCACGTATGCCTCATAAGTTTTTCCAGGGATTTGGGGAGTTTGATGATGTTTTTGCTAGCGGTGGTACAGATGATCTCATATACATCCAGAGCTATGGAGCTCCAGTACTTCTTATATTTGATATGAACCAGAAGCAATGGAAATGGTCGCAGAAGTGCCCTGTGACAAAGAGGTTCCCACTTCAGCTCTTTTCTGGTTTTTGCTTTGAGCCCAGGCTTGGAATTGCTCCATAATTTGTTTCACTTTAGATTCATGTGGCGCTATTGATGAATGTGTCTTTGATTACAGTggctttattttgttttcaatttcctTCACCTTCATATCGAGTCATTATGAAAATTTGTGTtttgaaaagttataaaaaatgtaaatgcAGATAAATCTGCTCATTCATGATCATgggaatattattatttttttctttttgccttCATAAAACCGCACAGATGAAAGTACTTCTTTGAGACCCTTTCTTACAATGTAGATTTATGGGCTTATCTTTGTACAAGAAGCACTGCTGTCACTTTCTGCTTATATTTCCCTAAACTTATGCTCAATGCTTTTACCCCTCATTCGGTTGCATGTCccgattctttttcttttttctttaaacaagtagtTCAAGTGTTCTTGGACTGGAGGCTCTCACTCCATGCCCAAGGAAATTTCGGAGAtggttctctttttctttttcagattgGTAATTCTTCCTTCTCCAGATCAAAATCTTTGGATTGGTACCTTTTTCTATCTTTGACGAGATTTGCTGTAATCCCAAGCTTTGAGATGAACTCCCCCATGCCAAATGGATAGAGCATGACGGGATAGGTGAAGACAGCCTTctaaaaataagatattcaaggtttatttctttttataatgtCCCTTTTCCCCATGATAACAACATCCCCATTCCTTGAAAGAGAATATGGCGATTGCCAATTAAATCACACTTGAAAAACCGGGGAACATAGGGTTTTCCTCCTCTCGGCTCTCTCTCGCTCCCTCCTTCTCCGTTAACTCTTTAACCTCCCCCAACCCAGATCTGCTCGACCGGGGGAGGGGGGTGGGAGTTTCATCTCCTGctcccctctctccctctttatCGATTTTAGCGGTCCGTTgtcttttttttacttttttcgttTTTCAAGCCAATAAGGGAGGATTTCCGCCTCGGGCCGTCCAGCCGCCGAACGTCAATACGCGTCCCTCCGAGATGTTGCTTAGTTGCCGATCTACAAACACACCGATCGAAGTGCCACACGGAGCGGGGCGTAGCAGTCACGCGCGGGACGAATCCTTGGCTCACTGTGGCATGTGTATCTCACGCGCCACCAGGGGCTACCTGCAGACGATGATCTCGGTCTTGTTTGGATCCTCAGGCTTCGGTTTTCAGCTTCCGAGCGGCGGTTTTCCTCCCAGATTGTCTTTTGAGTCTGGCACGGCTTCTAATCACCGGTAGTTTTTTTTGCTTTCTGTTTTTTCCTGTTTTTAGCGTCCGGCTTCCTATTGTTGCACGGTCTTTGCTGATGGTGTTTGTGTAGCCGGTGGTGTGGCCTGTTTATGGAGTCTGGTTTTGGTGTCTTGCCCGGTTCTTTTTGTGTAGTTGTTGGTGGTTTGCACGGCTCTACTGCCgtgtttttttgggtttttgttgttttgtcaTTTTCAGGTGGAGTCCACGGTGAGGTGAGGTGCTGTTGAGCGGCCTCAATCTGAGGCAAAGAGCTTAGAGCGGCAGTCGATGCTACGGCCGGTGGTCGTACGGCCGGCCTTCGTTGAGAAGGTT
Coding sequences within it:
- the LOC122310720 gene encoding F-box/kelch-repeat protein At3g61590-like; the protein is MEGESSWINHRLDDISEEIGEFDSFSEFNDEGNNEATAVSLELILPNDLLERILAYLPIASICRAGCVCKRWNEIVSSNRFLWNFSHVPSQKPWYFMFTGSGEPNGYAYDPILRKWYGIELPHIRAPDWFIASSCGLVGFMDNDSRSELYICNPITKRHKKLEEPPGWKFSDYSALAISVNRISHGYLITVVKSKQVPGNFFQWDISIHIYDSETILWTTSLTEVLTGWRGGDESVICNDVLYFLIYSTGSGAPANRHGLVAYNLSSRSSHGLLDRCFIPVPCALTCGRLMNLKGKLAMVGGIGRHDRADIIKGIGIWVLNGREWQEIARMPHKFFQGFGEFDDVFASGGTDDLIYIQSYGAPVLLIFDMNQKQWKWSQKCPVTKRFPLQLFSGFCFEPRLGIAP